In a single window of the Pongo abelii isolate AG06213 chromosome 1, NHGRI_mPonAbe1-v2.0_pri, whole genome shotgun sequence genome:
- the LOC100450540 gene encoding olfactory receptor 2A12-like, whose translation MQDPNQSFVTEFILLGFSLSPRTTPLLFSAFLMIYLLIILGNGLIAILICLDSHLHTPMYFFIGILSMLDLGYTTTTVPQMLAHLASEKKTIPFASCVAQMYIFLVLGITESWLFAIMSIDRYVAICHPLRYKVIMSPWLCGVMVIFCELWGVISALVHTIFAMHLPYCGPNKINHFFCEVPAVLKLACADTSVNDRVNFILGFSVILIPLSLILVIYVNIFIAILKIRSAQGRLKAFSTCASHIIVVTMFSVPAMVMYMKPGSKASPEEDKKLALFYNVISAFLNPIIYSLRNKDVKRAFLKATGWGRAL comes from the coding sequence ATGCAGGACCCCAACCAGTCCTTTGTGACTGAATTCATCCTTCTGGGCTTCTCCCTCAGCCCCAGGACCACTCCTCTGCTCTTCTCAGCCTTTCTGATGATCTACCTGTTGATTATTCTGGGCAATGGCTTGATTGCCATCCTCATCTGCCTGGATTCACACCTTCATACTCCCATGTACTTCTTTATTGGCATCCTGTCCATGTTGGACCTGGGCTACACTACTACAACTGTGCCCCAGATGTTGGCACATCTGGCCAGTGAGAAGAAGACAATCCCTTTCGCTAGCTGTGTGGCCCAAATGTACATTTTCTTGGTGCTAGGCATCACTGAGTCCTGGCTCTTTGCCATCATGTCTATAGACAGGTATGTGGCCATCTGCCACCCACTTAGGTACAAGGTCATCATGAGCCCATGGCTCTGTGGGGTAATGGTCATTTTTTGTGAACTCTGGGGTGTCATCTCTGCCCTTGTCCACACCATCTTTGCCATGCACCTGCCCTACTGTGGCCCCAACAAGATCAACCACTTCTTCTGTGAAGTCCCTGCAGTCTTAAAGCTAGCTTGTGCGGACACCTCAGTCAATGACCGAGTAAATTTCATTCTCGGTTTCAGTGTCATCCTGATCCCACTTTCCCTCATTCTTGTAATTTATGTCAACATTTTCATTGCCATCTTAAAGATCCGCTCAGCACAGGGGCGGCTAAAGGCGTTCTCCACCTGTGCCTCCCATATCATTGTGGTCACCATGTTCTCTGTGCCAGCCATGGTCATGTACATGAAGCCTGGctctaaggcctccccagaagagGACAAGAAGCTGGCTCTGTTCTACAATGTCATCTCTGCCTTCCTCAACCCCATCATCTATAGCCTCCGGAACAAAGACGTGAAGAGGGCTTTCCTCAAGGCAACAGGCTGGGGAAGGGCCTTATAA